Proteins from a single region of Candidatus Obscuribacterales bacterium:
- a CDS encoding glycosyltransferase family A protein yields MPSDPLISVIIPVYNAADVLPQTLTSVLAQTYPQMEVILVDDGSTDDTVAIAQAVANGDPRVQILQQANGGVAAARNAAIAQAQGEFIAPIDADDLWHPQTLAKLLAALVAHGETAGVAYAWSVDIDQYSQPTGQFRAATVAGPVLATLICHNFIGNASATLIRRRYLDRIGAYDPHLRAQQAQGCEDWDLYLRLADCCEFCVVPDFLVGYRKTVGSMSGDFNQMAKSHQLILQRVRDKHPEISGWLYRLSASSLYVYFAQQSFQYGLPQASLDWIRRAIAIDPLTPLGRLGVYRLALLSWLQHRGLLSPMVCVPPENLGSDRPSSDLESNLDSIFATAPVQSLRLRFKLLVGTSLHWLLSRI; encoded by the coding sequence ATGCCCTCTGATCCCCTAATTTCCGTGATTATCCCGGTCTACAATGCCGCTGACGTGCTTCCCCAAACCCTCACCTCGGTCCTGGCTCAGACCTATCCCCAGATGGAGGTGATTCTTGTAGACGATGGCTCAACGGACGACACGGTGGCGATCGCCCAAGCTGTAGCCAATGGGGATCCCCGAGTGCAAATCCTCCAGCAGGCCAATGGCGGTGTGGCAGCCGCCAGAAATGCCGCGATCGCCCAAGCCCAGGGGGAGTTCATTGCCCCCATTGATGCCGATGATCTGTGGCATCCCCAGACCTTGGCAAAACTCTTAGCCGCGTTGGTGGCCCACGGGGAAACCGCCGGGGTCGCCTATGCCTGGTCGGTAGATATAGATCAATATAGTCAGCCAACGGGGCAATTTCGGGCAGCGACGGTGGCGGGGCCGGTGTTAGCCACGCTGATTTGCCACAATTTTATTGGCAATGCCAGCGCCACCCTCATTCGCCGGCGCTACCTGGATCGGATCGGTGCCTATGACCCGCACCTGCGGGCCCAGCAGGCCCAAGGGTGTGAAGATTGGGATCTGTACCTACGTCTGGCAGACTGCTGCGAGTTTTGCGTGGTACCCGATTTTTTGGTGGGTTATCGTAAGACGGTGGGCAGTATGTCGGGAGATTTCAACCAAATGGCGAAGTCTCACCAGCTCATTCTCCAACGAGTGCGAGACAAGCATCCTGAGATATCCGGCTGGTTGTACCGCCTGTCTGCCAGCAGCCTCTATGTTTACTTTGCGCAACAAAGTTTTCAGTATGGGCTACCTCAGGCTAGCTTAGACTGGATTCGGCGGGCGATCGCCATCGATCCCCTCACACCCCTAGGTCGTTTGGGTGTTTATCGGCTGGCCCTCCTCAGTTGGCTCCAGCACAGGGGCCTGCTGTCGCCCATGGTCTGTGTTCCACCGGAAAATCTGGGGAGCGATCGCCCTAGCTCAGATCTAGAATCGAATCTAGATTCCATCTTTGCTACAGCTCCGGTTCAGAGTTTGCGTCTGAGATTCAAATTGTTGGTTGGTACTAGTTTGCACTGGTTATTATCTCGCATCTAA